From the Paenibacillus sp. R14(2021) genome, the window ATAGAAGGTTTGTTCATACCTGATCCTCTTTTCACTAACCAACGTCTCTCGTTACCTCCAATCATTTTCCCAAAATTCAAGCAGGAAAACAAGGGTGGAACACTTTTTGCCAAATGGGCGGCCCGCCGACGATAACGCCTCGTTTTTCCTATTAACGCCCATCCGCCTTCCGCAGCCCCGTCCTCCCACGGCAGAAAACCCTTGAACCGGCGGCAGTGCCGGCCCAAGGGCTTCCTTTCATCCTATGGCGGATGCGCCGGAATAATACGGGTAATGCATCTGCTCCTGCACCCGGCGGGTGAAATCTCTGTCCGTCAGCGACTCGACGACATACAGACCGAGGTCGATCGATGCCGAGACACCGCCGCCCGTAAATACGTCGCCGTCCCGCACGAAGCGTTCCTTGACGACCTCGGCGCAGTAAGGCTGAAGCAGCTCATAGGCAGAAGCGTTCGTCGTGGCCCGCTTCCCCTGCAGTAATCCCGCTGCCCCCAGCAGCAGAGCCCCTGTGCAGACAGACACCTTCATCTCCGCTTCCCGGGCCGTTCGAAGCCAGGACAGGAAGCCTTCGTCGTACTGCAATCTGCGCGTCGGCATGCCGCCGGGCACAAAGACCAAATCATAACCCGACAGATCCGGCTTTACATGCGAAATGCTGATCGACATGCCGCGGTCATCCGTTATTCGGGACTGATCCGCGCAATAATGCCAGATCATGTCCGCATCGGCGCCCAGGACCCTCATCCATGTTATCGCTTCCTGGAAACCTGAAAAATCCAGCAGCGTGAACCCGTCAAACAACACATAAGCCAGCTTCATCCTCGACACCTGCCCTCTCCATGCATCATATAGAGAAATCAAAAAAGCATCCGATTCATGAGAATCGCATACTTTTGCCCAGGCGTACGGCCGTTTGCTGCGTGCTCCCTCATGGTTATCCATGTTTACGCCAGTCACACGCAGGTTGAATTTTCTATTATTTTACATCCATTCCACTGGATATACAAGAGCTGCTATACGCAGTCTGCATAAAACCAGCAATCGTTCTTGCCCCTTGTCTTCGCCTCGTACATGGCCTGATCCGCACGCTGTAGAATAGCTGCTGCATCCCCGCCGTCCTGCGGGAAGACCGCAATGCCGATGCTCGCCGACACGTTGATTCGCTGTCCGTTTATCCGATCGAGCTGGCCCATTGCCGCAATAATAGCGCGTGCCATGCTATCTAGAAGCTGAGTATCCGCAGCCTCTTCGATCAGCACGACAAACTCGTCGCCCGCCCATCGCGCGCTTATGCCGTACGTACCGACGCAGTCCCGAAGAATAACGGCGGTCTCCTGCAGCAGGCGGTCGCCCATCTCGTGCCCCAGCGTATCGTTCACGCGCTTGAAGCCATCCAGATCCATGAAGAACACCGCGAACGGGACGTTCTCTTCCCTCCCGCGATTTACAGCCTCTTGTATGCGCTGGGAGATATATCGCCGGTTCGGCAGCCCCGTCAAATCGTCGTAATGCGCCTTGCGCTCCTCATCCGTTCGGTCGCTGAACATGAACAAATGCCCGTGGAGGAGCTGTCCGTCCTCGCTCGCGATCGGACTGACGTAGCATTCATAATAACGCGCCGCACCGCCCTCCAGCTGAAACGCGGCACGCTCCCGAAACGGTGGCAGCCGCTGCTCGAAATACGCTTCTATTCGCCTGTCCAACGTACCGTAAGAAACCCGCAGGTCCCGGCAGTAATCCGCCAGTTGCTGCCCCGCTGCAAGCGTGCGGCCGAACATGTCCGCGAACCGTTGGTTCGCGAACAGCACCCTGCCCTCTTCATCGCACATTGCAATCGCTTCGTGTCCGGACTCCAGCATCCGCTCGATGATTTTATTCTGCTCGGCAATCTTCTGCTCGGCGATCCGGCTCTGGACGAAGAGTTTCTTGAACCGGCTTTCGCTGTCGGTAACCTGATTGTAAAGCTCCGTCATTCGGTAATACATTTTGGTAAATTCATATATCATGCCCGCGAGCACGATGTTGGCGCATACGAACGTATCCATCTTAGAAATGTACCACCCCAGGCTGAACCGCTCGCCGCCGCACAGGACAATGCCGACATCCAGCAACGTTGCAAGCAGCGCCACGCATAGCCATGACGCCGTTACCGTGCTGCCTCTCGTCGACCGGAAGTAGGCGATGAGTGCCGCCAAGCTGATCAGCAGCACCGGCAGGCAGATCGCGAACAGGAAGAACGGCGTTATTCTGCCGTGGTCCATCACCACGGGCAAGCTGCGCTGAGCACGAATGACCCCCGTCGTAATAAGCGCGACAAGCAGCAAGGTGCCGCCGAACACCAGCGCCGTCCAGTTTCGCCCTTGACGCGGGCTGAAGGCCATTCCGCCGTATTTCTTCTCGATGAATACGTGCAGCAGAATGGCGATCGGGAATCCCGCATGCCAGAAGGCATAGAGATATTCCGGTACCTGCTGCTCCGCATGCCACAAGGGCGGCCGGTGCTCCAGTGTGCCCGGAAATGTGAGCAAATACGCGGTGGCCATGCCGGCCGAGTACAGGTAGCCGGCAGCGAGCACCAGAATGGACGGCGCACGGCATACCCGGAACTGGCTGTACAGCACGAATACGGTGATCAGCTCGAAGCAGATCACCGCGGCGAACAGCGCAGGCTGAAGCGTCCCGGTACGCGGGAAGCGCAAATGCGCGTACGGCGCGCCGGCCAACGTAATCGCAGCCACGATTGCGCCGATGATGAAGGCGAATCGGCGCTGAGAAGGGCTTGCTTGCAAGGTGAATAACGTATACGCCGGGGTTGCGGCGGCTTGCTGGTTGTTCATGTAAACCTCCCTGACCTTGTTCCAATACTGACATCATTCGACATAAGCATAATAAAACCTTTTCCGTAGTGATTAGAAGGAAAACGGGGAGCATCCGATCATCGCACAGCTGGCCGCGACCGGTCGTGTACGCATTTCGTTCATCCTGCCTTAACCTAATAGAAAGTGCCCGCCCCGCAAGGGCAGGCACTTTCTATTTCGTCACACTATACTTTGAAGCGCGTTACCGCCTGCTGCAGCTCGCTCGACATCAAGCTCAGCTCGTCCGCCGTATGCGATACTTTGGACATGGCATCCTGCTGGCCTTCGGCGGCGGTGGAAATTTCCCCGGCCAGCTCCGACGTTTGCCTGGACAGCTCGGCGAGCTCCGCAATGGAAGCCGAAACTTCCTCGGAGCTCGCCGACATCTGCTCGGAGACGGAATAGACATCCATCATCTGATCCGCGACCTTTTGCACCGTCTGTGACAGATGCTGGAACGTGTCGTCGGTCTGCTCGGCCACCTGCTTCATGGCGAAGACCTCGCCTAAGCCTTGGTCAATGGCGACGACGGCCGCCTGCGTCTCGTGCTGCACGCGCTCGATGAGCTCGGCAATACGCTCGGCCGACAGCTTCGACTGCTCAGCCAAATTACGAATCTCGCCCGATACGACGGCGAAGCCCCTGCCGTGCTCGCCTGCTCTTACCGCCTCGATAGAAGCGTTCAACGCAAGAAGATTCGTCTGCTTCGTTACGTTCGCGATCAAATTCGTCACTTCGCCGATTTCCACGGACATGGCGCGCAGCCGTTCGATGGCTTCGACCGTCTGCTTCACCGTGCTCATAACGCCCGTGATTTGGTTCATATTGACCTGCATCTGATCGTTGCCTTCACCAGCTCGCTGCCTGGCATCGCTCGAAGCATCCGAGGCATACCCGGCCGATTCCGCAACGCGTCCGATACCGATTGCCATTTCCTCCATGGCGCGGCTGCTTTCCTGCGTCCCCTGGTACTGCTTCGCCGAACGGTCGGACAGCTGCTCCATGGCACCGGTAATGGATGCCAGCGCATGCACGGAGTTTTGCGCGCCGGCTTGCAGCGTCTCGGAGGCTGCCGAAACTTGGCGGGATGTAGCCGCGATATGTTCAATGAGCGTGCGCAAATTACCGGTCATATGGTTGAAGTACTGGCCCAGCAGGCCGATCTCATCTCGCGAGCGGATGTTAACCTTGCCGGAGAGATCTCCGTCCGCTGCCGCTTCTGCCAGCGCGTTGATCCGTCTTAGCGGACGAAGGAAGAACCGCGTCGACCAGAAAATAATCGTAATGCCGGCAAGCGCCGCGGCAAAACCAATAATGATACTGCGGTTTAATGCTTTAGTTAACGTTTTGGTAATGGTCTCGTAGCTGAAATCCAAGCCAGCGAACGCAATCAATTCGCCTTTACGATCCTTGATCGCGCTGACAACGCTGATCCATTTGCCGAAATCGTCCTTGTAGGCCACCGTACGTCCGACGCCTTCCTTCTCCGCCTGCTCCAGCGCGGCCAGCAGCTCCGGCTGGGGCACATAAGGCTCCGCAGGCTTCTCATCCGCGTAGAGCTCGGAATTCGACAATAAATTAAGCAGCGCCGGCTCTCCCTTATCCTTGATCCACTCGGGATAGAACAGATACGCGTTCTCGATCAGGTCGGAAGCCGATGCGCGGTCCATCTCTTCTTGAACATGGATGACCTCCGGGACGGAGGTATATGCCGTGGGGTTCTTCTTAAGCTCCGTCTTCGACTTGTCGATCTCGTCCAGCTCCAGCATCAGAGGCGAATGGAACATGCTCTCCAGACCCATCAGCTCTTCCAAGACTTGTTTCTTCTGCTCCTGATAGGAGATCGTTGTAAGCAACACGCATAGAACCAAGTAACAGGTCCCTGCAATGAGTGAAATTCGGAAGGCTAAGGAGCGAAAATAGCCTACTGATGATTTGGATTTCTTGACCCGCTGAACGACTGACATGATAGCTTGAAGCACCTCCGATAATAGTTCGATCTTACTAGAAACATACCCCAATTTGGTTTTATGGTCAATTATGTAAGCGGATTTTGTCGAATAAAGCCGTATCGTGACGGATTTCGACTGATGGCGTTCATGACCGCATGACTAAACCAAAAAACCCCCGCGCCGCTTCGAACGAGCGGGTTGGAGGTTGACACGGGCAATTTGGTATACTGGATCCAGCCATGTTTCATCTGCGAAGGAGTATCTGTCATGCTGTTAAATAAAGGTGAAATTTTATTTCGTCAAGGAGAATCCGGACCGCTCTTTCATCTGCGCAGCGGCCTGCTCAAGATCGTTCGCATTCACGCGGACGGCACGCCGTTCCTCGTCAATATTATTACGCCGGACGAGATGATTCCCCATCATTCCTTGATCAGCCCTAATGCTTATTTCGGAACGGCCGTCGCGCTGGTATCTTCGGAGGTCGACGTCATTTCCTCGCCGGAATGGTATCGGCAGCTCGAGGAGGACCCCGTGCGCTGCCGGGACATTGCCCTGCTGCTGCAGGATAAGCTGCGCATGATGCAGCAGCGCATCGACCAGCTCACCCAAGTGACGCCGGCCGAGAAGCTGCTGAAGCTGCAGGCCTGGTTTCGCCATTATATCGAGCCCGCTGCATTGACCGATGTGCTGACGCAGGACGAGATCGGCCAGCTGATCGGCCTTCGCCGCGAGACGGTTAACCGGCTGCTCCGCGCGAAGCGCTCAGATGAATGACGCCCGCGCGGAGAGAGGCTGTAGCCGCCAGCCGTTTATTTTAACTTCCTGTTAATCCAATGCGCCGGCCGGTCCGAAGAACTCGAAGTGAATATCTTCGGCAGCTACGCCCCATTCCTTCAGCGCACGATTCACTGCGCGCATGAATGGCAGCGGTCCGCAGAAGTAAAATTTCGCATCCTTCGACGGCAAAATTTCCTGCAGCCACGGAAGGTCGATATAGCCCTCTTTATGGAAGGCTTCCGCCTCGCGATCCTCATCTGTCGGATTATTATAAATCCAGTAAGCCGCGTAGTTCGGGTGCTGTTCCACGATTTCCTCTACTTCTTCCTTCAGCGCATGCATGCGGCCATGCTGGGCTGCGTGGATGAACGATACTTGGCGGTCCTGTTTCGAATCCGCAAGCGTACGAAGCATGCTAACCATCGGCGTAAGACCTACGCCGCCGCTTAGGAGCACGACCGGACGCGTATCATCCTGATCGAGCGTGAAATCACCGGCAGGCGAAGAAATGTACAGCACGTCTCCTGCATGAACCGTCTCGTGCAGGTAAACCGATACACGGCCGTCCGGACGATCTTCCAAGCCGGCTTCCCGCTTGATGGACACGCGGTAGAACGGCTGGCCTGGCGTGCCGGACAAGCTGTACTGACGGATATGCGTATAATCTTCGCCCGGAATTTGAAGCTTCACGCTCAAATATTGGCCCGGTTTGAATGTCGCGATCGACCCGCCGTCCGCCGGCACGAGATAGAATGACGTTATGACTTCGCTTTCCTGAACCTTGCGCTCGACTTTGAACGCTCGGAAGCCCTCCCAGCCGCCCTCTTGTGTTTTCGCTTCTTCGTACATGTCCTTCTCGATGCCGATAAAGACATCCGAGATTACGCCGTAAGCATCTGCCCATGCGCTGATGATTTCATCGGTCGCCGCATCGCCAAGCACTTCCTTAATCGCCGCCAGCAGATTTTGGCCGACAATCGGATAATGCTCCGGCTTAACGCCGAGACTGCGATGCTTATTCGCAATCCCTTTTACGACAGGAATGATGGTTTCCAGCTTGTCAATATTGGCAGCAGCCGCGTAGACCGCATTCGCAAGCGCTGTTTGCTGTTTGCCTTGCTTTTGATTGGCATGATTGAATATATTGAGCAGTTCCGGATGGTTCTCGAACAGCATTTCGTAGAAACGCTTCGTAATGGCAACGCCGTGAACTTCCATAACAGGAACGGTGGATTTAATAATAGCGATGGTTTCTTGGCTTAACATTCTGAATTCCCCGCTTTCTTCGTGCTTGGATTTGACTACAGTATACGAGTCGAGAAGGGGGTCCGGTTGTGATTGCAATCACATCAATTAGGGAGAAACTGTGACGGGCCGCAGCTCCTTCGAGTACTTCGACAGTCCTATTAATATTTCGCCGGTTATAGAGGAAATTGGCAACTTTTGTCGAATTTAATTCCTTAAATAATTGTTATCTCACACAACAAGGGAGATTCTCAGCGATGATTCAAGTAAACGAGAAGCGCATGAAGCAGCTCAGCTACACCGGTATTACGGAACAAGAGCTGGCTTTGCTGCACAGCAAGAAGGACCTGTTCGCACAGATCACAAGCGAGGTCGTAGACCGTCTATATGATCAGGTCTGGACCATTCCCGAGCTTAGGGCCATCATAGAAGCGCACAGCACGCTCGACCGTCTCAAAGAAACACAGCGCTGGTATTTCATGTCCTTGACCTCCGGCATCATCGACGAACCGTTCATCGAACGGCGCATCATGATCGGCCACATCCATTCGCGGATCGGTCTAACAACCGACTGGTATCTCGGCACCTATATGATTTATTTGAATACGACCATCGAGATTCTGAAGCGCACCGTGCCGGACTCATGGATGAATATCGTCTTAGCGATGTCCAAATTGTTCAACTTTGATTCCCAGCTGGTGCTTGAAGCCTACGAGAAGGATGAGAAGGAGAAGGTCGAGGAGCTCGCAAACGCGCGCCAGGACACGCTCACGACGATCAGCAAGATCGTTCAAGACCTCTCCTCCATGATCGTGGAGCTCGGCAGCAGCAGCCAATCCGTCGCCGATTCGGCAAGCCATACGGCGGATATTCAGGATCAAGCCAATGTCAAAGTACGCGAGCTGCAGTCGAGAATCGGCGAAATCGACAGCATCGGATCGCTTCTTCAAGAAATCTCCGATCAGAGCCAGCTGCTCGGCATTAACGCGGCCATCGAAGCCGCTCATGCAGCAGACCATGGACGGGGCTTCGGCGTCGTTGCAAGTGAAATCCGCAAGCTGGCCTCCCACTCCAAGGAATCGCTCGTGACCGTGCGAACGAAGCTGCAGGAAATTACGAGCGTCATCGGCGAAGTCATGCAGGATGCCGAGCGGACTTCCATGCTGGCGCGCGATCAGGCCGCAAGCTCGCAAGAGCTGACCTCCTTCGTCCATATGATCGAAACCATTACGCTGGAGCTCGAAAGCATTCAATAATCGAATTCGAAGCGCATGACGGGAAACCCGCCGAGGCGCCGATCTGATTCCCGGCGCCTCGGCTGCGTCTTTAACTCCCGCCGTCTCTGTGCTATAGTAGAAAGAAATCCAATAATGTTTGATTCACTAGGGGAGTCTAATGACTGAGACGCGGCGCTGAACCGCGGACCCTTGGAACCTGATCTGGGTGATGCCAGCGTAGGGAAGTGGAGTGAAGCCCGATCTCATGTACGTCATGCGCATACACGCTGGGACCCGCCCATTTCCTTTCCGGATTTGGGGCGGGTTTTTTTGATTGGATTTTATGCGGGCTCAAGGAGATGATTGCATAACTGCCATACTGTCACTACAACATATTTCATTCGCGTTCGAGCACAGCCGTGCGGACAGCTCCCGCGTGATCTCCGAGCTGTCGATGGAGGTACGCGAAGGCGAGTTCGTCTCCGTAATCGGCGCGAGCGGCTCGGGCAAAAGCACGCTCTTCAAGCTGATCGCCGGTCTGCTTGCCCCCGTAAGCGGAGAGATCCTTCTCTACGGGCAGCAAGCGGAGCAGCGGCTCGGGCAGGTCGCATACATGCCGCAGCAGGATCTGCTGCTGCCGTGGCGAACGGTGCTGGGCAACTGCTTGCTGCCGCTGGAGCTGGCTGCCTCGAAGCATGCGGGCGGCGGGACTAAGCGCTCCCGCGCGGACGGAGCCGCCGAGGTGCGGCAGCTGCTGACGCGGCTCGGCCTGGACGGCTGCGAGAACGCCTATCCGGGCGAGCTGTCGGGCGGCATGAAGCAGCGGGTCGCCTTCCTGCGCACGCTCATGACGGGACAGCCGCTCATGCTGCTCGATGAGCCCTTCGGGGCGCTCGATGCCATGACCAAACGGGAGATGCACCGCTGGCTGCTTGACTTGTGGGGCGGGCTCAACAAGACGGTGCTGTTTATTACGCATGATCTGGAAGAGGCTCTCCTGCTGAGCGATCGGATTTACTTGATGCCCGGCGCCGGCAGCGGAGCGAAGGTGCAGGAGCTGTCTGTTGACTTGCCGCGGCCGAGGGAGTACCGCATGAATTACGAGCCTGCCTTCATTCGAATGAGGCAAGAGCTGGAGCAGCGTTTATATGCACAAACGACCGATTAGCAAGCTCACCGAGCAATACGGCCTGTTCCTGCTGCTGCTGCTCGTCCTGCTCGGCGCCTGGGAATGCTGCGTTCGGCTCGGACTCGTGCCGTTCTTCATCCTGCCCGCGCCGACCTCCATCGCACGGGCGCTCGGCGAGCATGCAGGCCTGCTGTTCGGGCAGCATCTATTCGCTACGCTCTCGGAAGTCGCCCTCGGCTTCCTGCTCTCGGTCGCCGTCGGCACGCTGCTTGCGGTCGGCATGCATATGTACCGCACACTGAACAAGGCGCTGTACCCGTTCATCGTCATCAGCCAGACGATCCCGCTTATCGCGCTCTCGCCGATCTTCATTATGTGGTTCGGCTACACGATTTGGAGCAAAATCGCCGTCGTGTTCCTAACCGCGTTCTTCCCGATCGTCGTCAGCACGTACGACGGTCTCGGCAAGGGCGATGCCGGTTACAGGGACCTGCTGCTCACCATGGGCGCAAGCCGCTGGGCGATCTTCCGCAAGGTGCATGTGCCGCTCGCGCTGCCTGCTTTCTTCTCCGGGCTCAAGCTGTCCATCGTCTACTGCGTCGTCGGCGCGACGATCGGAGAATGGCTCGGCGGCAGCAAGGGGCTTGGTTATTTCAGCCGCCGCATGTCCAGCAGCCTCCACACAGACGCGATGTTTGCTTCGGTGTTCCTGCTGTCCGCGCTCGGCATGGTTTTGTTTCTGCTTATCGTACTGCTAGAGAAAAAGATGCTTCCCAAACAAAGGAGACTCCGATGAAATCACTACCTTTATTGATACGTAAAAAATCCGCCATTCTCGTACTTCTCTCGGCAGCACTGCTCTTACTTGCCGGCTGCGGGTCATCATCCAGCGGCAATGCGCCGTCGGATACGACCAACACGCCGAACGCGGGCAATGCCGCAGACCAGCCGCTTCAGAAAGTATCGCTTATGCTCGATTGGTACCCGAACGCCGTGCACAGCTTCCTGTATGCCGCGCAGGCTAACGGCTACTTCAAGAAACAAGGGCTCGACGTCGAGATTCAAATGCCGGCCGACACCAATGATGCCTTGAAGCTTGTCGCCGCAGGCAAAATCGACCTCGCGCTCAGCTACCAGCCGCAGGTGCTTATGGCGCGCGGCGAGAACATTCCCGTGAAATCGGTCGGTGCGATCGTTCGTCATCCGCTCAACCATCTGATGGTTCCGGCGGACAGCGGCGTCCATTCGCCGAAGGATCTGTCCGGCAAGACCGTCGGCTTCTCGTCCATTCCGCTCTATGAGGCAATGGCGCGCACGATGATCAAGCAGGACGGCGGCGACCCAGACAGCGTGAAAATGGTTGACGTCGGCTATGACCTCATTCCGGCGATTTCGACCGGCAAGACGGATGCCATAATCGGCGGCTTCATTAATCACGAGCAGCTGATCCTTGACAAGGAAGGCCATGCCGTTCAATCGCTCGACCCTGCCAAATACGGCGTGCCGGATTATTACGAGCTTGTACTTGTCGCAAGCGACGACGGCCTGAAAGCGAAGAAGGACGTGTTCGCCAAGTTCATGGCGGCCGCAGCCGAAGGGCAGCAGTACGTAGAGCAGCACGGCAAAGAAGCGCTGGATGCGCTGATGGCGCATGAAGATCAGAACTCGCCGCTCGATGCCGACATTGAGACGAAGAGCCTCGCTATTCTGCTGCCGCTTATGACCGACAAGGATCAGCCTTTCGGCAGCCAGGATCCCGCATCATGGACGCGCGTGCGAACATGGCTGATCGACAACAAGCTGCTGCCGGAGACCGTGAAGGCCGAAGACGCTTATATAAATCTTTAATTCCTAAGGAGGACGAATCATGTCGTATTTAGAAAAAGTCAGAACGCAAAACCCGCTCGTGCACAATATCACCAACTGGGTGGTCACCAACTTTACCGCGAACGGCCTGCTCGCGCTTGGCGCTTCGCCGATCATGGCGTATGCGCATGAGGAAGTCGCGGACGTCGCCCGCATCTCCGGCGCCGTATCGCTGAACATGGGCACGCTTGACGAGAGCGTCGTCCAATCCATCATTCTCGCCGGCAAGTCCGCCAACGCGAGCGGCGTACCCGTTGTCTTCGACCCCGTAGGCTCGGGCGCCACGCCTTACCGGAGCGCCTCCGCGCAGCGGATTCTGCAGGAGGTGAAACTGACCGTCCTGCGGGGCAATGTCGCGGAAGTCGCCGATGTCGCCGGCGAGCGCTGGTCCATTAAGGGCGTGGACGCCGGCGAAGGCGAAGGCGACGTGACGTCCCTTGCCGTACGCGCAGCGAAGAAGCTGGGCTGCATCGTCGTCATCACCGGGAAGGATGATATCATTACCGACGGCGAGACGACGAACGTCGTGAGCAACGGGCATCCGATTCTGACCAAGGTGACGGGCACGGGCTGTCTGCTCAGCTCCGTCATCGCCGCATTCCTGGCCGTGGCCGGCAGCGCGCAGCTTGAGGCGATAACGGAAGCACTCGCGTTCTACGGCGTTGCGGCAGAGCTTGCCTATGCGACGACGGAAGGCCGGGGACCAGGCAGCTTCCAAGTGGAGCTCTTGAACCAACTGGCACTGCTCACGCCTGACCTGCTCGCGCAAAAGGCGGTCACCCGGCAGCTCGCGTAACCGCTGCCCTTCAGGAGGAATGATTACAATGAACGTATACAAAGCATTAACGATCGCAGGCTCGGACAGCGGCGGCGGCGCGGGTATTCAAGCGGACCTGAAGACCTTCCAGGAGCTTGGCGTCTACGGTATGTCCGCCCTGACTGCGGTTACCGCGCAGAATACGCTTGGCGTCCATGGCGTCTATCCCATGGAGCCAGCCGCCGTCGCGGCGCAGCTGGACGCCATCGGCACGGACTTGACGCCGGATGCGGTTAAGACCGGCATGCTGTTCAGCGCCGACATCATCCGCACCGTTGCAGACAAAGTGAAGCAATACGGCTGGCGCAACCTCGTCATCGATCCCGTCATGGTCGCTAAGGGCGGCTCATCGCTGCTGCTTCGGGAAGCCGTGGACTCGCTCTTGTCGCATCTGCTCCCGCTTGCTCTCATTACGACGCCTAATATTCCCGAAGCGGAAATCATGACCGGCATGACGATCACCAGCATGACAGACCGCGAGGAAGCAGCGCGGAAGCTTGTCAGCATGGGCACGCGTTATGCCGTCATTAAAGGCGGACACGGCGCGGCGCATGAGCCGATGGTCGATCTGCTCTATGACGGCGAACGCTTCAGCTACATGGAGAGCAAGCGCATCGAAACCCGGCATACGCACGGAACGGGCTGCACCTATTCCGCGGCGCTCACCGCCTCGCTTGCAAGCGGGCAGCCGGCCCTGGAAGCGATGCAGACCGCCAAGAGCTTCATTCAAGCGGCGATCGAGGACGGGATCGGCATCGGTGCCGGCCACGGACCCACGAACCATTTTGCTTATCAGCGCAGAAAGCGGGGGGAGCCGGTTGCTCCGTAAGCCAATTGAAGACATCCGCAGGGCGATGCAGGTGTACTTGATCATGGGCAGCGTCAATTGCGCGGGGAAGGATCCCGCAGCGCTGCTTCGCGATGCCATCGAGGGCGGGGTTACCTGCTTCCAATTCCGCGAGAAAGGGGCCGGCGCCTTGACCGGCGGCGCCAAGCTTGCGCTGGCCAAGACGCTTCAGGCCGTTTGCCAGGAACATGCGATCCCGTTCATCGTCAATGACGACGTCGATCTCGCGATCGCCGCTCGTGCGGACGGCATTCATGTCGGTCAGGACGACGAGTCCGCCGCGGCCATTCGGGCATTGATCGGGCCCTCCGCCATCGTCGGTGTCTCTGCCCATACGGTGGAGGAAGCCCGGCAGGCGATTGCGGACGGCGCCGATTATCTCGGCATCGGGCCGATCTACCCGACGGGGTCCAAGGACGATGCCAAGGCGCCGCAGGATACGCGCCTTCTCCTAGAGCTGCGCGCAGCAGGCATCACGGCGCCTCTCGTCGGCATTGGCGGCATTACGCCGGACAATGCAGCTGCCGTCATTGCCGCAGGTGCCGACGGCGTGTCCGTTATCTCCGCGATCACGCACGCGCCCTCCGCCCGCGAAGCCGCGCAGCGACTTCGGGTCAACCGCTGACGACAGCCTTCAAGCTGCTGCAGCTAAACAGAAAGCCGAATTTCTCGACGAAGAGAAATTCGGCTTTCTTGCGTGTACCCCTATTCATTCGTTCGTTCTACATCGGCATGCTCCCCTTTGCT encodes:
- a CDS encoding diguanylate cyclase domain-containing protein encodes the protein MNNQQAAATPAYTLFTLQASPSQRRFAFIIGAIVAAITLAGAPYAHLRFPRTGTLQPALFAAVICFELITVFVLYSQFRVCRAPSILVLAAGYLYSAGMATAYLLTFPGTLEHRPPLWHAEQQVPEYLYAFWHAGFPIAILLHVFIEKKYGGMAFSPRQGRNWTALVFGGTLLLVALITTGVIRAQRSLPVVMDHGRITPFFLFAICLPVLLISLAALIAYFRSTRGSTVTASWLCVALLATLLDVGIVLCGGERFSLGWYISKMDTFVCANIVLAGMIYEFTKMYYRMTELYNQVTDSESRFKKLFVQSRIAEQKIAEQNKIIERMLESGHEAIAMCDEEGRVLFANQRFADMFGRTLAAGQQLADYCRDLRVSYGTLDRRIEAYFEQRLPPFRERAAFQLEGGAARYYECYVSPIASEDGQLLHGHLFMFSDRTDEERKAHYDDLTGLPNRRYISQRIQEAVNRGREENVPFAVFFMDLDGFKRVNDTLGHEMGDRLLQETAVILRDCVGTYGISARWAGDEFVVLIEEAADTQLLDSMARAIIAAMGQLDRINGQRINVSASIGIAVFPQDGGDAAAILQRADQAMYEAKTRGKNDCWFYADCV
- the hmpA gene encoding NO-inducible flavohemoprotein, giving the protein MLSQETIAIIKSTVPVMEVHGVAITKRFYEMLFENHPELLNIFNHANQKQGKQQTALANAVYAAAANIDKLETIIPVVKGIANKHRSLGVKPEHYPIVGQNLLAAIKEVLGDAATDEIISAWADAYGVISDVFIGIEKDMYEEAKTQEGGWEGFRAFKVERKVQESEVITSFYLVPADGGSIATFKPGQYLSVKLQIPGEDYTHIRQYSLSGTPGQPFYRVSIKREAGLEDRPDGRVSVYLHETVHAGDVLYISSPAGDFTLDQDDTRPVVLLSGGVGLTPMVSMLRTLADSKQDRQVSFIHAAQHGRMHALKEEVEEIVEQHPNYAAYWIYNNPTDEDREAEAFHKEGYIDLPWLQEILPSKDAKFYFCGPLPFMRAVNRALKEWGVAAEDIHFEFFGPAGALD
- a CDS encoding globin-coupled sensor protein encodes the protein MIQVNEKRMKQLSYTGITEQELALLHSKKDLFAQITSEVVDRLYDQVWTIPELRAIIEAHSTLDRLKETQRWYFMSLTSGIIDEPFIERRIMIGHIHSRIGLTTDWYLGTYMIYLNTTIEILKRTVPDSWMNIVLAMSKLFNFDSQLVLEAYEKDEKEKVEELANARQDTLTTISKIVQDLSSMIVELGSSSQSVADSASHTADIQDQANVKVRELQSRIGEIDSIGSLLQEISDQSQLLGINAAIEAAHAADHGRGFGVVASEIRKLASHSKESLVTVRTKLQEITSVIGEVMQDAERTSMLARDQAASSQELTSFVHMIETITLELESIQ
- a CDS encoding methyl-accepting chemotaxis protein, with amino-acid sequence MSVVQRVKKSKSSVGYFRSLAFRISLIAGTCYLVLCVLLTTISYQEQKKQVLEELMGLESMFHSPLMLELDEIDKSKTELKKNPTAYTSVPEVIHVQEEMDRASASDLIENAYLFYPEWIKDKGEPALLNLLSNSELYADEKPAEPYVPQPELLAALEQAEKEGVGRTVAYKDDFGKWISVVSAIKDRKGELIAFAGLDFSYETITKTLTKALNRSIIIGFAAALAGITIIFWSTRFFLRPLRRINALAEAAADGDLSGKVNIRSRDEIGLLGQYFNHMTGNLRTLIEHIAATSRQVSAASETLQAGAQNSVHALASITGAMEQLSDRSAKQYQGTQESSRAMEEMAIGIGRVAESAGYASDASSDARQRAGEGNDQMQVNMNQITGVMSTVKQTVEAIERLRAMSVEIGEVTNLIANVTKQTNLLALNASIEAVRAGEHGRGFAVVSGEIRNLAEQSKLSAERIAELIERVQHETQAAVVAIDQGLGEVFAMKQVAEQTDDTFQHLSQTVQKVADQMMDVYSVSEQMSASSEEVSASIAELAELSRQTSELAGEISTAAEGQQDAMSKVSHTADELSLMSSELQQAVTRFKV
- a CDS encoding Crp/Fnr family transcriptional regulator, coding for MLLNKGEILFRQGESGPLFHLRSGLLKIVRIHADGTPFLVNIITPDEMIPHHSLISPNAYFGTAVALVSSEVDVISSPEWYRQLEEDPVRCRDIALLLQDKLRMMQQRIDQLTQVTPAEKLLKLQAWFRHYIEPAALTDVLTQDEIGQLIGLRRETVNRLLRAKRSDE
- a CDS encoding DJ-1/PfpI family protein; translated protein: MKLAYVLFDGFTLLDFSGFQEAITWMRVLGADADMIWHYCADQSRITDDRGMSISISHVKPDLSGYDLVFVPGGMPTRRLQYDEGFLSWLRTAREAEMKVSVCTGALLLGAAGLLQGKRATTNASAYELLQPYCAEVVKERFVRDGDVFTGGGVSASIDLGLYVVESLTDRDFTRRVQEQMHYPYYSGASAIG